The Candidatus Zixiibacteriota bacterium region CAGGGGTAGGGTGATGGGGCTTTTTGTAATGATGTTTATGGGAACTATGCCTATAGGAAGTTTTATTGCCGGGACCTTGGGACAGGTATTAGGGGTTATCTGGGCAGTCAGAATAGGTGTCGTTTTTTGCGTGGTAATCTCTTTATACCTTTTCAAGAGGTTCATCCAGAAGGAGGTTATGTAGTTGCCCAATTCATTGGGTATGTTGAGGCGGGTCAGGCATCCCTGTCCTACGGACCCGCTTCCAGGGCCTGACCAAACAGGCAAGATGCCTGTTCCACCATTATTCTGGTACCTCGGAAGTGAAAGTGAGTTGCTCCTTGAATCAAGTGTGAGAAATCATTCAAATCGAAAAGGGCAGGATGAAGAAAACAAAATCGGTTGATAAGCTTTTTTATGAAAGGGAGCTTTGGGGTAAGGGGTACAAGCTCGTTGCCGGGGTGGATGAGGTGGGAAGAGGTCCCTTAGCTGGTCCGGTTGTGGCTGCGTGCGTCATATTTCCAGAGGATGTTAATCTTCCAGGGATCGATGATTCGAAAAAACTCACTGCGGAGAAAAGGGAGAAACTATATGCGAAGATCAAAGAGAATGCTCTGGATTTCGGTATAGGAATCATCCAGGAAAAAGAAATTGATGAGCTGAATATCTTCAGGGCCTCATTAAAGGCGATGCAGAAAGCTATCTCCTGTTTGAAAAATACCCCGCATTTTCTGC contains the following coding sequences:
- a CDS encoding ribonuclease HII — its product is MKKTKSVDKLFYERELWGKGYKLVAGVDEVGRGPLAGPVVAACVIFPEDVNLPGIDDSKKLTAEKREKLYAKIKENALDFGIGIIQEKEIDELNIFRASLKAMQKAISCLKNTPHFLLIDGNQKIPHLDIPQLPVIKGDTLSLSCGAASIIAKVERDRLMRRLHKKYPQFCFDRNKGYGSKEHLEALRKFGPCKVHRRSFKRVMECIVLQEHLDLDGKDENRSEG